The Trichoderma breve strain T069 chromosome 2, whole genome shotgun sequence DNA segment GAAAAAACAACTTTCTTCATGCCTCATTTGTGGAATACACAGTGGGTTTTGAAGGAGAGGGGATGTAAATGTGATACCAGAGGGGCGTAACATTAGAAGAGTGAGACGGAAAGGGATATGACATTCTATGGAGTCCGCTGTATAGTATATATGGGAGGCGTTGattattcttttcttgtttgcgCAGCTTGGGAATGCCGATATGAAGTTTTTGTGGTTTTTTAAaacttctcttttttctttttttgtttataCAGAATAGCGTCTGGACTGTGGTGCGCCCAAGTTGTAGCATCGATGTGGCTTTATCTTTTTCTACTGTAGTTGAATAGGTACATTGTGAAATCTCTCCATATTTGGATTGCGATTCGCCGTGAAGTGAATTGTTTTGTCTTCATCGATAAAAGATGCCGTGCTATTAGTATTCTGTATTCCCTTTACCCTAAGAATGTCGGCTGTCTAGATGGCGCCCCTTTACGTCCCAATTTAACGCCGGATAATGCACGCTACCACTCCTTCAAACAAGCATTATACATCCATCCCAAGTAAATCTCCCGTCTTTGGCTAATAATTCCTGtctatatataaaaataaatattcCTCTCGCTGGGGGGGTTTTTTTGGTCTATGCTGAAGTCTTTATCTGGTTCATTTCGTACTCTCCGGCCGTACTTGATCCGCCCATTCCATCTTCGACGTCCGGGTGCAATGCGTCCTCTCTTGCGCCGGGGCCCCTGTTTGAAGGGCCGGACGTGCCAGACCCGAGGATCCtgccgccgaggaagaagacgggctGGAGCTCGCGGTAGCGGCATCCCCACATGCCCAGGCCGACGGcggtggcggaggaggcgagCATGGTGAACCACCACATAGAGTTGCGGGGGAGGGAGCGCGTGTAGAGGCATGTGaagaggaggtggaggaagtGGATGGTGAGGGCGAAGTCGGGGACGAGTTTGCTGCGCGCGACGAGGATGACCATGGCGACGGACctgatggtgaagaagtaGATTAGTATTTTTCTTGTCTGTGAAAGAAGCgataaaagaagagagaaaggggggcATGCTGAAGCGTGTTtggggagagaaggaggaagcgTACATGCAGAATCCTCCGTTGAGGAGCCAGACAAAGGCCATGAGCCATCCTTGGGTTGTGTCGCCGCGCACGCGGTCCCAGCCGAGAATCAGGTCGAAGCTAAACGGCATGCCCGCGACCAGAGTGGTGAAGAGCATGAGGACGAGGGCGGCGCAGTAGTAGAGGGCCTGGAGGATGGCTATCTGGGAGGCGATTTTGAGGGGCGGGAGTTCCGTGAGGGCGCCGGCGCGAGGGGGTCTGCGACGGCGAGCCATTGCGATTTATGGGAGAACGGAATAGAGTGAGTTGATTCGGTTGCTTGGAGTGTTTTGAGTGTTGAGTAAGGGTTTATTCTATGGGGTGCGTGGAGATGCGAGTCGGATGGATGAGGCGACTTGTTGTTTCGTCGTGCATCGGTTCGGGATTCGCTGTCTTTTAGTCCATGTTGAGGCGAGATGGATAGCGAATGGAGTTTTGAGTGCTAATAAAAGCGAACAAAGGTGTCGCAAGCATCTGCTGTTTCTGGCGCGAAACAGATGCCAATGCAGACGCTGGTGATGGCACAAGGCAGATGAGAAGGGACGGGAGTTGTAGCAATGATGAATGCTTGTGCATGATACGCCGGACAGGTGACAGCTTGCCTGCAGGCCGGAATTGCGCTAGGCTGCATCAGAGCTGTTTTCGCCTGACCGCCCGCGGGATTCTGCCGGTCTTTTGATCGTCATACTTGAATGGATGCGAAATAGTGCATGTATTACCAACGAACTTCATAGCAGCTCGCACATCTTTCAGTCTCTACAACCAATTTGGGATTGCCGGGCTGAGATCATTTCGTCTCAATTAGACACGACTTGCGAATTGTTTCTGCTTCCATTGCTGGGATGAGTACATGAAATATCGAGCTCAGCAATAGCACAATACAGGTACCCCTCCCACCAGAGCAGCAACCTGCAAAGCCTGGTCTCGACACAAGCACCTCGCCTGCTAGACTCTCTTCAGCAGATATACCTATCAATCTCATTCATACACATCTTCCCGAGCAAAGATGGGCTGGTGGCCGTTTTCCGCAGACACCCGGGCCGACGCCATCCGCAGCGGCACGGCCATTCCCAACCGCGAGGAGCGCACCGTCTGCTGGGCCTCACGAGACGCCTACTTTGCCTGCCTGGACGCCAACAACATCATTGACGCCAACAAGGACGcttccgccgccgccaaggcgTGTCCCAAGCAGTCCGCCGATTTCGAGCGCGACTGCGCGGCCGCCTGGGTCAAGTACTTTAAGCAGTGGCGCGTAGCGGatctgcagaagaagaagaggctggaggagctgcgcaaGCAGGGCGCTGTCGAGATGGACGTTTCGACTAGCTTTGCGCCGGAGGGGGGTGCTGGAGAGAAAGGGAAGGGGAAGGGCGATATCCAGGAGATGTTGGATCGGAAGAGAGGGAGGTGAATGGATGAGGTATGATGGCACTTTGTGCAGTCTCACTTTTTTagtgatggaggaggctggtGGCATACTCTGTGTTTGATATAGATGCCGACGTGTACAACAGTTGTATATTTATGATGGATATTGGAAACTAAGTAAGGCAGCATACAATGATGGACtcactcttctcttttggaGATATTTAGATGGCACAAATTCAGCTCAAAACACAAAACGGTAGTTCTTTTGGAATTCTAGGGTCTCTTGGTTCATTCGGTGTGCATGAGACAGTGAATTGAGAGGTAAAAAAGGTGGTATCTTATCACAAATAAAGAGGGGAAAATGAGACAAATAGGTAGATGAGTGAATGAATTGAATAAATAATGAGAAAGTGGCAGCTACAGGCAGGAGACGTGAATAGAAAGGActggaagcaaaaaggacaaagaaacaaaaagaggtTGCGAGCCAGTGGCCCGCATCACGTATGGACGAACAGGGAATCGAACCCTGGACCTTTCCCAGGCGGTGTTGCAACCCGGAGGTTGCACTATGCTAAGGGAAAATTATACCACTAAACCATTCGCCCATTTGACTCGTGATGCCAGAATCGAGGCCCTGAGATTACCTAAGACGGTAGCATGAGTGACTAAACGAGCGACTCAAGATGGGTTGTATTGGCCTGGGAGATTCACGAGCGTGTAGTTGTATCAATATGACATCCGTGTTGAATGCCGTTAACTACCTTACTAATGGAATGCACAACCCTTAGATCTATCGTCTATGATGCGGGCAAGTAGTACTTGATTACTGCCCGATTTAGTTCAGCCGATTCCTTGGCCTCGGTAGCCTCTGCGGCCTGCTTTGTGCTAATGCGGGCGTTTGGTCACCATCGCGGCCTTGCATGCTACCCTGGATCTATTTCGCATTTTTCGCGGCTGCGTATTCTTGTGATACATGGCGGGGTATGTTGATTATTTTGATTATTTTCAAATGCTACCTCATACGGGCTTTCTATATATATCCACGTCAAGGCCTCCGCGTCATTGAGGCCGTTTGCGAATGCGGGGGGCTGTTACATGCCTCATACCAAGATGCACGGACACAAGTGTCATGGTGTTTTTAGCAACATCATGTGGGAAAGCCAAGACAACGTGCTTATTCTCGCAGGCATCTGACGTCTGCTGTAACATCTCTTCAAAGCCTGATGCTTCAGAGCCTCGGATGTTAATTCACATAAGGCGAGCTGTCTATGTCTCGCACTACACCAAATATTCGGGCAAGTAAATGCCACACATGAAGCTAAATTAACACGCATGATGCCCTCACCACGGCCAAGAAACATTGATATTGAACAAGCCCATCACAATCTCAGCCCCCCTGCTTCCCAAAGTCGTATTCTCTGCATATTCTCGTACCTTTTTCGCCTTTAGCGCCCTCCTGGCGTTTCACGGCTCAGCTCTGCCTGTTTCATGAAACGTCCCCCCTCTAGTGCTTTGGCCTCCTGGCGCTGCGATTGGATCGTCGCCGGCGCATCCCTGCGTCCCTTTTATCCATCGAAAAGGGAGCCAATCTCGAGCCGCGCCTGAAGTGGAAGTAAGCCAGTTTGGCGGCCGATCGTGAGTGGTGCCTCTTGGTTGGCCAGGGGGGTCACAAGCAATGGGCGCATTTGAGCCTCGCCCAATCAAGCCCGACGTCCTTTGGAGGCGATTGCTAGCCCGTGCGCAACCCCTGGAGAGCATGATTCACGATCCCTCGTTGAGGGAGCCGTACAAAAGGGTCTTGCTTTGGCCCTCCGGCATCGTGGACTCTCGTTTTTACGACCACGGGTTCTGTCTACCTATTCATTCCTTTCTCAAGTCGCTGGCTGGCACTGCATCACTCCTTTTTCTAGCGTTCAACTATCTGTTACGCATTGCGTTCACTTTTTTCTCAGCTTTTGAACAGTCCTTGCTTGCCACAA contains these protein-coding regions:
- a CDS encoding integral membrane protein S linking to the trans golgi network domain-containing protein produces the protein MARRRRPPRAGALTELPPLKIASQIAILQALYYCAALVLMLFTTLVAGMPFSFDLILGWDRVRGDTTQGWLMAFVWLLNGGFCMSVAMVILVARSKLVPDFALTIHFLHLLFTCLYTRSLPRNSMWWFTMLASSATAVGLGMWGCRYRELQPVFFLGGRILGSGTSGPSNRGPGAREDALHPDVEDGMGGSSTAGEYEMNQIKTSA
- a CDS encoding cytochrome oxidase c subunit VIb domain-containing protein — encoded protein: MGWWPFSADTRADAIRSGTAIPNREERTVCWASRDAYFACLDANNIIDANKDASAAAKACPKQSADFERDCAAAWVKYFKQWRVADLQKKKRLEELRKQGAVEMDVSTSFAPEGGAGEKGKGKGDIQEMLDRKRGR